The nucleotide sequence TGGCGGAGACGGAGGCGGAGCTCGGCGCCGGCCCGCTCGGTGAAGGTGACGGCGGCCACCTCCTCGGGCTCCAGCCCTTCCTCCAGGAGCCGGAGGAAGCGAGCCACCAGCACCGCCGTCTTCCCCGACCCGGCCGCGGCGCTGATGACGAGGCTCCCGGAGGCCTCCACCGCCGCGCGCTGCTCATCCGTCCACTGCAGGCCCAGCGGCCGCCACCTCCCCTCGCGCCTCCCACCAGCGCCGCTTCGCCTGCAGCCGGGCCGGCTCCACCCGGCAGACCTCCCTGGCCGCGCAGTCGGGGGGGCAGTCCCGGGCGGGCAGGACCGGGAAACGACCGGCCTGGATCTCCCCGCCCACGTAGGCCAGCCGCTCCGGCAGCCGGTCCATCAGCTCCTGCCAGGCGGCCGGCTCGAGGTAGCCCGGCCTGGTCTGGCCCAGGTCGACCAGGGGCGCCGCCTCCTCGCGCCAGAGGCCGTGGCGCAGATCCAGGTCGCGCAGGTTGTACCAGGCGGCGCCCAGGACGGTGGCGCCGCGCTCGCGCTGCTGCCAGGCCAGGGCGTAGGCGGCCAGCTGGACGTCCTCCAGCTCCAGCGCCCGCCTCACGTCGCGCTGGGAGCGCTTGTAGTCGTAGATGACCACCCGGCCGTCCGCCGCGTCCACCCGGTCCGCGCGCCCCGGCAGCTGCCAGGTCGATCCGTCCGGCCCCGGGAAGCGGAGTTCCAGGTCCACCTCCACCGCCTCCGGCACCAGGTCGTAGCCCCGCCGGGCCCGCTCCGCCTCCGCCTGCAGCCAGTCGCGCAGTCGCCGCCGGAGCGTCTGCCGGGCTCCGGCGAGGACGGCGGGGGGCGGGAGCGCGCGCCGCTCCCACTCGTCCAGGAGCTCCTCCGCCCGCCGCTCGGCCTCCTCCCGTACCGCCCCGTCCGAGAGCGCGGAGAGGGGCTGGCCCAGCCGGGGCCGGAGCGTGGCGGCGAGGAGCCGGTGGAGCAGGTTTCCTTCCTCCAGGGGGGTGAAGGCCTGGTCCGGCTCGGGGAGGCTCCGGAGCCGCCACTCGTGGAGCACCAGGTATTGGAACGGGCAGACCAGGAAACTGTTGACGGCGGTCACGTCCAGGTGGGCGCCGCCGGCGTGGCGCGCGCCCAGGTAGCCGGCCAGCCTCGGGTCCCCGTCGAGCAGCCCCTGCCAGAGGTCCAGGCGGGCCGAGCGGCGACCCCTCTCGGCCGCCCGGCGCCGCGCCACGGAGGCTTCCCCCGGACCCAGGCCGCGGGCCACCACCGCCTGGAAGGGGGAGGGGAAGGGGAGGGGCCCGGGCGCGTGGGAGGCGCCGCCGCCCGCCACCCCGCCCCGCTCCGTCCCCTCCGCGGGCAGGAGGCTCGAGGGCTCCAGGAGATCCTTCCCCTCGAAGCGGGGCAGGCTGAGGCTGACCTCCTCGCCCGCCGCGGTCGCCAGCCGGAACAGGAAGCGCTCCCTGCGCCGCAGGCTCTCGCGGCTCTCCAGGCGGAGCCCGTGGCGTCGGAGCCGGGCGCGCACCGCCTCGCCCAGGAGGCCGTCGGGGTGGTACGCCTGGGGCCAGCCGCCCTCGTGCAGGCCCAGGAGAAGGACGTGGGGCGCCAGGAGCCCGCGCAGCTCCGAAGGGTGGAGGAGGCGCGGCGCGCCCGGCTCGGCCGGCCGCACCACCCGCTCCAGGGCGAGCGCCTGCCCCAGCCGCTCCAGGAAGCGCGGCCCGTCGACCCTCTCCGCCCCCTGCACCCGTTCCAGCTCGGCCTGGAGCGCCCGCAGCGCCTCCCACTCCCGGCGGCGCTCCGCCGCCTCCTCCGGCACAGGGGCCGCCAGCCGGCCGGGCGCCCCCAGCTCCTCCGCCAGCGCCAGCAAGGCGGCCAGGAGCTCAGCCGGGCGGCCCTCCTCGGGCAGCGCGCCGGCGAGGCGACCGCGCAGCTGCCGCCAGCCCTCCAGCAGCTCCGTCCACGGAAGCAGGCGCAGCTCGGGATCGGCCTCGGCCGTCTCGGCACGCCGTTCCAGCCGCCCCTCCCAGTCGCCGTCCAGCGCCTCGCCGGTGGCCGCCAGCGCGGCCAGGAGAAGGGCGGGTTCGCCCGGCGGCGACCAGAGGCCGCTCCGGAGGAGCGCGGCCGCGACCGGGGCGCCGGGTGCCCAGCGCGCCCGGCCGAGGCCGAGGAGCGCCTGCCCGGAGGGCGTCAGGTCGAGCCGCTCCTGGCGCTCGGGCAGCGGCAGGCCCGAGGCGCGGCAGGCGCGGAGCAGCTCGTCGCCGTAGAGGTCGGGGTTCCGCGCCACCAGCAGCGTCTCGCGGCCGGAGACGGTCCAGGCGAGGGCTTCGGCCACTTCCTGGCGGCGGTCGAGGGGGTGCAGGAGGCGCCACGAGGGCGGCGCGGCCGGTTCGGCGGCAGCGAAGGAGCCCGCTCCCGCCTCCGCCAGCGGCCGGAAGCTCTCCAGCGCCGCGAGGTCGGCCTCGTCCGCGGGATCGCCGCACCAGAGCAGGAAGGCTTCCTCCGGTCGCTCCGCCCCCTCGCCCAGGACGGCGGCCAGGGCTTCCGCCTGGGCCGGCGTCAGGTCGTGGAAACCGTCGAGCACCAGG is from Bacillota bacterium and encodes:
- a CDS encoding PD-(D/E)XK nuclease family protein, with the translated sequence MNWHFQATLEPRRRQRAVEELCDRMEAAAPEGDWLWLVATATLRREVERGWARRPALFLRGRVVTLHQWAEEELALRGRPLRPLGEAARAWLVGRLVRELEAEGRAGPLAGRGERSRLAVALAGLLLELEEAAVEPEELEGLLRRVGAEVEREAAGRAPLPPEVLALLYARYRREAAAGGFRDGAAEYLLLARAARERGRPAARERGRPAPRHLVLDGFHDLTPAQAEALAAVLGEGAERPEEAFLLWCGDPADEADLAALESFRPLAEAGAGSFAAAEPAAPPSWRLLHPLDRRQEVAEALAWTVSGRETLLVARNPDLYGDELLRACRASGLPLPERQERLDLTPSGQALLGLGRARWAPGAPVAAALLRSGLWSPPGEPALLLAALAATGEALDGDWEGRLERRAETAEADPELRLLPWTELLEGWRQLRGRLAGALPEEGRPAELLAALLALAEELGAPGRLAAPVPEEAAERRREWEALRALQAELERVQGAERVDGPRFLERLGQALALERVVRPAEPGAPRLLHPSELRGLLAPHVLLLGLHEGGWPQAYHPDGLLGEAVRARLRRHGLRLESRESLRRRERFLFRLATAAGEEVSLSLPRFEGKDLLEPSSLLPAEGTERGGVAGGGASHAPGPLPFPSPFQAVVARGLGPGEASVARRRAAERGRRSARLDLWQGLLDGDPRLAGYLGARHAGGAHLDVTAVNSFLVCPFQYLVLHEWRLRSLPEPDQAFTPLEEGNLLHRLLAATLRPRLGQPLSALSDGAVREEAERRAEELLDEWERRALPPPAVLAGARQTLRRRLRDWLQAEAERARRGYDLVPEAVEVDLELRFPGPDGSTWQLPGRADRVDAADGRVVIYDYKRSQRDVRRALELEDVQLAAYALAWQQRERGATVLGAAWYNLRDLDLRHGLWREEAAPLVDLGQTRPGYLEPAAWQELMDRLPERLAYVGGEIQAGRFPVLPARDCPPDCAAREVCRVEPARLQAKRRWWEARGEVAAAGPAVDG